A window of uncultured Draconibacterium sp. contains these coding sequences:
- the modA gene encoding molybdate ABC transporter substrate-binding protein — protein sequence MKKYTLYIIVLFFVFACGRKAKTESNELLAFCGASLTNVISELAENYEKENAVDIQLNFASSGTLARQIEHGAQPAVYISANEKWVDYLIQLDLLVPETKQMVAGNSLVVVVPLDSPIDSISFQSNLPELFSGRLAMGDPKHVPAGDYAQQAINNAGYADELKARILPTKDVRSALMVVELGEVEMGIVYKTDALKSEKVKIVSEVPDSLYSPVGFYASVLKTKNNKQTLGFYEYLSSPEAKVIWLKHGFKFE from the coding sequence ATGAAAAAATACACACTATATATAATAGTACTGTTTTTTGTTTTTGCGTGTGGTCGGAAAGCGAAAACTGAATCAAACGAATTACTGGCTTTTTGTGGGGCAAGTTTAACCAATGTAATTTCCGAACTGGCCGAAAATTACGAAAAGGAAAATGCAGTAGATATTCAGTTGAATTTTGCTTCGTCGGGTACTTTGGCACGCCAGATTGAACACGGCGCTCAACCGGCAGTTTATATTTCGGCAAACGAAAAGTGGGTAGATTATTTAATTCAGCTCGATTTGCTCGTTCCCGAAACAAAACAAATGGTTGCCGGAAATTCGCTGGTGGTGGTGGTACCGCTCGATAGTCCGATTGATTCTATTTCTTTTCAAAGTAACTTACCTGAACTTTTTTCCGGAAGACTGGCAATGGGCGATCCAAAACATGTGCCTGCCGGCGATTATGCGCAACAGGCAATTAATAATGCCGGTTATGCAGATGAATTAAAAGCCCGCATTTTGCCCACAAAAGATGTGCGTTCGGCACTTATGGTAGTTGAATTGGGCGAAGTTGAAATGGGTATTGTATATAAAACCGATGCTTTAAAATCGGAGAAAGTAAAAATTGTTTCAGAAGTTCCGGATAGTTTGTATTCGCCGGTCGGTTTTTATGCTTCGGTACTAAAAACAAAAAACAATAAGCAAACACTTGGTTTTTATGAATATCTTAGTTCGCCGGAAGCTAAAGTTATTTGGTTAAAACACGGATTTAAATTTGAGTGA
- the modC gene encoding molybdenum ABC transporter ATP-binding protein yields the protein MKPVLKFHIKLQRKDFVLDVKAEIPDGITGIFGPSGHGKTSLLNSIAGIVKPDLGNIYIKGEKVFDSENKLNVPVKNRKVGYVFQDVRLFPHYSVCKNLNYGRKEKGRSVIFDEVVNTLKIEHLLNKKPEECSGGEKQRVAIGRAILSGSQILLMDEPFSAVDVKLRKEIIPFLNAVNQKFNIPIIIVSHDLPDLLSLTDNLLLLQNGKILAHGKFHDLILNQDNLNVMHESGWFNIMHLFVFASLPSKEMVLLKSDKSDLQIQVLTQFITSPVEINTPLKVLIKPENIALAKEPVSNISLRNQIQGTIQKVFLKDGLAFCIVDVGENIIVEVTEASQKNMNLQPGEQVYCLFKSAALKIFSV from the coding sequence ATGAAACCGGTACTTAAATTCCATATCAAACTGCAGCGTAAAGATTTTGTGCTGGACGTGAAGGCTGAGATTCCGGATGGAATTACCGGAATATTCGGACCGTCGGGGCACGGAAAAACCAGCCTCCTGAACTCCATCGCAGGAATTGTTAAGCCAGATTTAGGTAATATATATATAAAGGGAGAAAAGGTTTTTGATTCAGAAAACAAACTTAATGTGCCGGTAAAGAATCGGAAAGTGGGTTATGTGTTCCAGGATGTAAGGTTGTTTCCGCATTATTCAGTTTGTAAAAACCTGAATTATGGCCGAAAGGAAAAGGGGAGAAGTGTAATTTTTGATGAGGTAGTTAATACATTAAAAATAGAACACCTTTTAAATAAGAAGCCGGAAGAGTGTTCGGGTGGCGAAAAACAACGGGTTGCAATTGGGCGTGCAATACTCAGTGGCTCGCAAATACTTTTAATGGACGAGCCTTTTTCTGCAGTTGATGTAAAACTCCGCAAAGAGATTATTCCGTTTCTTAATGCCGTAAACCAAAAATTTAACATACCTATTATAATAGTAAGTCACGATTTGCCCGATCTTTTGAGTTTAACCGACAATCTGCTTTTGTTGCAGAATGGAAAAATTCTGGCTCATGGTAAATTCCACGATCTCATTTTAAATCAGGATAACTTAAATGTAATGCACGAATCGGGCTGGTTTAATATTATGCACCTGTTTGTGTTTGCATCGTTACCTTCAAAAGAAATGGTTCTTTTAAAAAGCGACAAGAGTGACCTGCAAATTCAGGTACTAACACAGTTTATTACAAGTCCTGTTGAAATTAATACTCCACTCAAAGTACTTATTAAGCCCGAGAACATTGCATTGGCAAAAGAACCCGTATCCAATATTTCCTTGCGAAATCAGATACAGGGCACAATACAAAAGGTTTTTCTGAAAGACGGTTTGGCTTTTTGTATAGTCGATGTAGGCGAGAATATTATTGTTGAAGTAACCGAAGCATCGCAAAAGAATATGAATCTTCAGCCGGGAGAACAAGTGTATTGTCTGTTTAAATCCGCAGCCTTAAAAATATTTTCAGTATAG
- the modB gene encoding molybdate ABC transporter permease subunit yields MSELFQYTASEWSAIQLSLSVAIICSVITLPLAVGIGWFLARKKFYGKSIVEGILHLPLVLPPITTGYLLLLVFGNRGFIGSFFYEKLGIQIAFSFYAAVIAAIFVSFPLVTRSVRLSIELVDQKLEQAARTLGASNMRVFFTITLPLALPGVISGFILSFARSLGEFGATISFAGNIEGKTQTLPLAIFSEMQVPGQEASTMRLVFVSVILSLLAMIAAEFLNKRIIKRKTA; encoded by the coding sequence TTGAGTGAACTCTTTCAATATACGGCAAGTGAATGGTCGGCAATTCAGCTTTCGTTGAGCGTTGCCATTATCTGTTCGGTAATTACCTTGCCGCTTGCAGTTGGTATTGGCTGGTTTTTAGCCCGCAAAAAATTTTACGGCAAATCAATTGTTGAGGGAATTTTACATTTGCCACTTGTTTTACCTCCCATTACCACCGGCTATCTTTTGTTACTTGTTTTCGGAAACAGAGGATTTATTGGTTCCTTTTTTTACGAAAAGCTGGGTATCCAAATTGCCTTTTCGTTTTATGCGGCGGTAATTGCTGCCATTTTCGTATCGTTTCCGCTGGTTACCCGTTCGGTGCGTTTATCAATCGAGCTTGTCGATCAAAAACTGGAGCAAGCAGCGCGTACTTTGGGAGCCTCTAACATGCGCGTGTTTTTTACAATTACATTACCACTTGCATTGCCTGGCGTAATTAGTGGATTTATTCTTTCGTTTGCCCGTAGTTTGGGCGAGTTTGGTGCCACTATTTCATTTGCGGGTAATATCGAAGGAAAAACGCAAACGTTGCCCCTGGCAATTTTTTCTGAAATGCAAGTGCCCGGGCAGGAAGCATCAACAATGCGTTTGGTGTTTGTTTCGGTTATCCTTTCCTTGCTGGCAATGATTGCTGCCGAGTTTCTCAATAAACGTATTATAAAACGAAAAACAGCATGA